The Mycolicibacterium smegmatis genome has a window encoding:
- the mtrB gene encoding two-component system sensor histidine kinase MtrB: MIFGSRRRIRGRWGGSGPLVRGLGTLGRALSLVWRRSLQLRVVTLTLGLSLAVILVLGFVLTSQITDRILEVKVKAATEEVERARNTVSGIVGGEESRSLESSLQLARNTLVDRKADVRADMAGAFDAVLVVPGDGPRAAAAAGPVAQIPEALRDFVKAGQVSYQYATVQTEGFSGPALIVGSPTTSSVPNLELYLIFPLNNEESTIALVRGTMATGGVVLLGLLAAIALVVARQIVQPVRSASRIAERFAEGHLTERMPVRGEDDMARLAVSFNDMAESLSRQIQQLEEFGNLQRRFTSDVSHELRTPLTTVRMAADLIYDHSEDLDPALRRSTELMVNELDRFETLLADLLEISRHDAGVAELSVESLDLRSTVRSALDNVGHLAADAGVELTLDMPEEDVIAEVDPRRVERILRNLIANAIDHAESKPVQIRMAADEDTVAVTVRDFGVGLRPGEEKLVFSRFWRSDPSRVRRSGGTGLGLAISIEDARLHQGRLEAWGEPGKGACFRLTLPLVRGHKVTTSPLPLKPASEQRPARRRSNKDREAAEESV; encoded by the coding sequence ATGATCTTCGGCTCCAGGCGGCGCATACGTGGGCGTTGGGGAGGTTCCGGCCCACTCGTGCGTGGATTGGGGACGTTGGGCAGAGCGCTCAGCCTGGTGTGGCGTCGCTCCCTGCAACTGCGGGTCGTCACGCTCACGCTCGGGCTGTCACTGGCCGTCATATTGGTACTCGGCTTCGTGCTGACCAGTCAGATCACCGACCGGATCCTCGAAGTCAAGGTCAAGGCTGCCACCGAAGAGGTGGAGCGGGCCCGCAACACCGTCAGCGGCATCGTCGGCGGTGAGGAGTCCCGCTCGCTCGAGAGCAGCCTGCAGTTGGCGCGCAACACGCTCGTCGACCGCAAGGCCGACGTGCGTGCGGACATGGCCGGCGCCTTTGACGCGGTCCTCGTCGTACCCGGCGACGGCCCCCGCGCGGCCGCTGCGGCCGGGCCGGTGGCGCAGATCCCCGAGGCGCTGCGTGACTTCGTCAAGGCCGGTCAAGTCAGCTACCAGTACGCGACCGTGCAGACCGAAGGGTTCTCCGGACCCGCGCTGATCGTGGGCAGCCCGACGACGTCGTCGGTGCCGAATCTTGAGCTGTACCTGATCTTCCCGTTGAACAACGAGGAGAGCACCATCGCGCTGGTGCGCGGCACCATGGCGACCGGCGGTGTGGTGCTGCTCGGTCTGCTCGCGGCCATCGCGTTGGTGGTGGCGCGTCAGATCGTGCAGCCGGTGCGGTCGGCCTCGCGCATCGCCGAACGGTTCGCCGAGGGGCACCTGACCGAACGCATGCCGGTGCGCGGCGAGGACGACATGGCGCGCCTGGCGGTGTCGTTCAACGACATGGCCGAAAGCCTGTCACGTCAGATCCAGCAGCTCGAAGAGTTCGGTAACCTGCAGCGCCGCTTCACCTCTGACGTGAGCCACGAGCTGCGCACGCCGCTGACCACGGTGCGCATGGCCGCCGATCTGATCTACGACCACAGCGAGGATCTGGACCCTGCGCTGCGCCGGTCGACCGAGCTCATGGTCAACGAACTCGACCGGTTCGAGACACTGCTGGCCGATCTGCTGGAGATCTCACGCCACGACGCGGGCGTGGCCGAATTGTCGGTCGAGTCGCTGGATCTGCGGTCGACGGTGCGCAGCGCACTGGACAACGTGGGACATCTCGCGGCCGACGCGGGTGTCGAGCTCACTCTCGACATGCCCGAGGAAGACGTCATCGCCGAGGTGGATCCCCGCCGCGTGGAACGCATCCTGCGCAACCTCATCGCCAACGCCATCGATCACGCCGAGAGCAAGCCCGTGCAGATCCGCATGGCCGCCGACGAGGACACCGTCGCGGTCACGGTGCGCGACTTCGGCGTCGGGCTGCGTCCTGGTGAGGAGAAGCTGGTGTTCAGCCGCTTCTGGCGGTCCGATCCGTCGCGCGTGCGGCGCTCCGGCGGCACGGGGCTGGGCCTGGCGATCAGCATCGAGGATGCCCGCCTGCACCAGGGACGGTTGGAGGCCTGGGGCGAGCCCGGCAAGGGTGCGTGCTTCCGGCTCACGTTGCCGCTGGTGCGTGGCCACAAGGTGACGACGAGCCCGTTGCCGCTCAAGCCTGCCTCGGAGCAGCGGCCGGCGCGCCGCCGTTCCAACAAGGATCGGGAAGCAGCGGAGGAGAGCGTGTGA
- a CDS encoding WXG100 family type VII secretion target: MVDFGQMQDAIAHMASYEREVTSCLEDIDRTMASLRQSWHGEASDAQAQAQALWREGAEQMREALSQLQKIAQTARSNYSDAVTKNSEMWDD, from the coding sequence GTGGTCGATTTCGGCCAGATGCAAGATGCCATCGCGCACATGGCAAGTTACGAACGCGAGGTCACCAGTTGTCTGGAGGACATCGACCGGACCATGGCCTCGTTGCGGCAGTCGTGGCATGGCGAGGCCTCCGACGCACAAGCGCAGGCGCAGGCACTGTGGCGAGAAGGCGCTGAGCAGATGCGTGAAGCGTTGTCTCAATTGCAGAAGATCGCCCAGACTGCACGCTCGAATTACAGTGACGCCGTTACCAAAAACTCCGAGATGTGGGATGACTAG
- a CDS encoding putative adhesin, with product MPSNSGGGGGVSGIRIEVDPQVLIRAGESMLSLGNQLDMLMGALGPMLSSGIASGIDLAGLAMALDYGDLTQKFSNTLANGANTFKTVGLRLQASGHNYANADAVSTIGGGAPTGGVKGKFDETKPVDARDSPSLSVVPPPPAWYLVGSFLGPTAWPSGNPAMLRLTAAQWENLATGFSAVSNQVSGSSTAVSTQKIPEASQIAQAHADLADGVADLANQATNLAETLNTFADNVQETQDAIRRLLDRVASIDGIIDTVKGIFTGDALDIIKEVVEDIRTLLGNFQRQVKAVGALLEELKNALNDTVTKFQKWADKNLREILGDQVGGAISDIIKFQTDLSTGVLNGVINTVAGTVAFADFDTWKGLGETALAVIKDPSLIDDIGIAAGKEFFAWDQLTGENPGRGIGEAGFNIAGLFVGGPLSKGGTVAKGVNKVRRAFDHADSPPLDLPGRHGLDGNDLSVTGSRVPEVPEIRQDGIPDSVINPAPSNRLDAPSNPGGPEAPVRPPEPPGPTTHNPGGTRPPGGGDGPPPESPHRPVGPADPGPTRGDAPPPHTPSTPEPSHPGSSSVGEPGIRGNPEPSHTPPSVDHTPQHAPEPATPAAQNDAPHTSAESNSTPTHQPSTSDAPASTHSPTQHIGGSVGGEHSAISSDSNIGSAEHHRPVTDESRNWADEQAHRPAEQQPAHNAAAEQPVTHDRNSAETNESREPAYSSAVNGPQPAMGPMMSPGVGSGPGSPMTPHAPGPVHGGGESPSPAAKLPTPDTSTRGPETRPSHTGSPETPRAQQPSAVGPTPGSTPSAPVHSSADQSRQSASTSPASSTSEQTAPKEHGTAPGSSVPPSDSHHNSPPPKPEPPHDSSGLEPPVHDGDAFTDPAKSDLDYNPMLDENGHYVPGSLPSYDELLRLTRTEPDSAHYWSGRDANGVGVGPDGSGIAERIAEGSNGTTLEMTLERNGVHPLPAWNRHDPESVRFWEDASAAYAENARGDVTAIVGSDLRPGNIWQTVEIPRLMDNPNVTRIVQIDPDTGRATELFHRTTSADGPAPNGQMEPTARHDGLTSETDSRTLRDTDQDSIDRASNKPDADVRAEPSHSWRDDTDQQRGDDRGYSDDDGPRENAVGPDGRYKISGHGDYHSGDGTFTVPADTSVTVYGEHGSPITQSLGNLIESGGDTSRVFKKTYYPGETMPNYTLLPPDDMNIVGTPHTVDRATTLSDLLQPNMGAVDFVACLGSWNHRVFDVHGIYHQDTYDFIEKYPWPEPENLGDDDW from the coding sequence GTGCCATCCAACAGCGGTGGCGGCGGTGGCGTCAGCGGAATACGCATTGAAGTCGACCCCCAGGTACTGATCCGCGCCGGGGAGAGCATGCTCTCGCTGGGCAATCAGTTGGACATGCTCATGGGAGCGCTCGGCCCCATGTTGTCGAGCGGTATCGCCTCGGGCATCGACCTTGCCGGCCTCGCGATGGCACTGGACTACGGAGATCTCACGCAGAAGTTCTCCAACACTTTGGCCAACGGCGCAAACACTTTCAAAACCGTCGGCCTCAGACTCCAGGCGAGTGGGCACAACTACGCCAATGCCGACGCCGTTTCGACCATAGGCGGCGGCGCCCCGACAGGAGGCGTGAAGGGCAAGTTCGACGAAACCAAACCCGTTGACGCGAGGGACAGCCCGAGCCTCAGCGTCGTTCCGCCGCCGCCGGCGTGGTACCTCGTGGGGAGCTTTCTCGGACCTACCGCCTGGCCGTCGGGCAATCCTGCGATGTTGCGTCTGACCGCGGCGCAGTGGGAGAACTTGGCGACCGGGTTCTCGGCCGTCTCGAACCAGGTCAGCGGGTCCAGCACAGCCGTATCGACGCAGAAGATCCCCGAAGCTTCGCAGATCGCCCAGGCACACGCCGATCTGGCCGACGGCGTTGCGGACCTGGCCAACCAGGCCACGAACCTCGCCGAGACACTGAATACGTTCGCCGACAACGTGCAGGAAACGCAGGACGCGATACGGCGGTTACTTGACCGCGTAGCGTCCATCGACGGGATCATCGACACGGTCAAAGGCATATTCACCGGGGACGCGCTCGACATCATCAAAGAGGTCGTCGAGGACATTCGAACCCTTCTGGGGAACTTTCAGCGTCAGGTGAAAGCCGTCGGCGCATTGCTGGAAGAGCTCAAGAACGCGCTCAACGACACCGTCACCAAGTTCCAGAAATGGGCTGACAAGAACCTGCGGGAAATCCTCGGCGATCAAGTCGGGGGCGCGATCTCGGACATCATCAAATTCCAGACCGATCTGTCGACCGGCGTACTCAACGGCGTGATCAACACGGTGGCCGGGACAGTGGCTTTCGCCGACTTCGACACCTGGAAGGGCCTGGGCGAGACGGCCCTGGCCGTCATCAAGGATCCGTCGTTGATCGACGACATCGGCATCGCAGCCGGCAAAGAGTTCTTCGCCTGGGACCAGTTGACCGGGGAGAATCCGGGACGCGGCATCGGCGAAGCGGGCTTCAACATCGCCGGCCTGTTCGTAGGCGGGCCGTTGTCCAAGGGTGGCACCGTGGCAAAGGGTGTCAACAAAGTCCGCAGGGCGTTCGACCACGCGGACTCTCCGCCCCTCGATCTCCCAGGGCGTCACGGCTTGGACGGGAACGACCTGTCGGTCACGGGGTCCCGCGTCCCCGAAGTACCGGAGATCCGGCAGGACGGCATCCCGGACTCCGTCATCAACCCGGCGCCCTCCAATCGTCTTGATGCCCCGTCCAATCCGGGCGGTCCCGAAGCCCCGGTACGGCCTCCCGAGCCGCCCGGGCCGACGACACACAATCCCGGTGGCACCCGCCCGCCCGGTGGCGGCGACGGTCCCCCACCTGAATCTCCACACCGCCCGGTCGGCCCGGCCGATCCAGGTCCGACACGCGGCGACGCCCCGCCACCGCATACGCCGAGCACGCCCGAGCCGAGCCATCCGGGGTCCTCTTCGGTCGGCGAGCCCGGGATTCGCGGCAACCCAGAGCCCAGCCACACGCCGCCCAGCGTCGATCACACGCCGCAGCATGCGCCCGAACCCGCCACGCCCGCAGCACAAAACGACGCTCCCCATACGTCGGCAGAGTCCAACTCGACACCGACTCACCAACCCTCGACATCGGATGCGCCTGCATCCACACACTCACCGACGCAACACATTGGCGGGTCAGTGGGTGGTGAGCACTCCGCGATCTCGTCGGACAGCAACATCGGCTCGGCCGAGCACCACCGACCGGTAACCGACGAGTCGCGCAACTGGGCGGACGAGCAAGCACATCGGCCTGCTGAACAGCAACCCGCTCATAATGCTGCCGCCGAACAACCGGTCACCCACGACCGAAACTCGGCAGAAACCAACGAATCTCGGGAGCCGGCTTATTCTTCGGCCGTCAACGGCCCACAACCCGCGATGGGGCCCATGATGTCGCCTGGCGTGGGGAGCGGACCGGGTTCGCCCATGACGCCCCACGCTCCGGGACCGGTGCACGGTGGCGGCGAAAGCCCTTCCCCCGCTGCCAAATTACCGACGCCCGACACGTCCACGCGCGGTCCAGAGACACGACCTTCGCACACGGGATCGCCGGAAACTCCCAGGGCACAACAACCCAGCGCGGTCGGACCGACACCAGGGAGCACGCCGTCGGCGCCGGTCCATTCATCTGCGGACCAATCGAGACAATCGGCGTCTACCAGCCCAGCCTCGAGCACGTCTGAACAAACGGCACCGAAGGAACATGGCACTGCGCCGGGTTCGTCTGTGCCGCCGTCCGATTCTCACCACAACTCCCCACCCCCGAAACCCGAACCACCGCACGACTCCAGTGGGCTGGAGCCGCCTGTGCACGACGGCGACGCATTCACGGATCCTGCAAAGTCAGATCTCGACTACAACCCGATGCTCGATGAGAATGGCCACTACGTTCCGGGCAGCCTGCCGTCTTATGACGAACTCCTTCGTCTGACAAGAACAGAACCTGATTCGGCTCACTATTGGTCAGGACGCGACGCGAACGGGGTCGGCGTAGGACCGGACGGCTCTGGAATTGCCGAGCGAATTGCGGAGGGCTCGAACGGGACAACGCTCGAGATGACGCTTGAGCGCAACGGCGTGCATCCGTTGCCCGCATGGAACCGTCACGATCCCGAATCAGTCAGGTTCTGGGAAGACGCTTCGGCGGCATATGCTGAGAATGCTCGCGGCGACGTTACGGCGATCGTGGGCAGCGACCTTCGGCCAGGCAACATCTGGCAGACGGTCGAGATTCCACGTCTGATGGATAACCCGAATGTCACTCGAATTGTCCAGATCGACCCGGACACGGGCAGGGCAACCGAGTTGTTCCACAGAACGACATCTGCCGATGGTCCTGCGCCGAATGGCCAGATGGAACCAACCGCAAGACACGACGGACTCACTTCGGAGACAGATAGTCGTACTCTTCGGGATACAGATCAGGATTCAATCGATCGAGCATCGAACAAGCCTGACGCGGATGTGCGCGCAGAGCCAAGCCATAGCTGGCGGGACGACACCGATCAACAGCGGGGCGATGATCGTGGCTACAGCGACGACGACGGTCCGCGCGAGAACGCCGTCGGGCCAGACGGCCGCTACAAGATAAGCGGGCATGGTGATTACCACAGCGGCGATGGAACGTTCACCGTCCCCGCAGACACATCCGTGACGGTGTACGGCGAACATGGTTCTCCGATCACGCAGTCGCTGGGGAATCTCATCGAGTCGGGTGGGGACACCTCCCGCGTCTTCAAGAAGACGTACTACCCAGGCGAAACGATGCCCAACTACACACTTTTGCCGCCCGACGACATGAACATTGTAGGTACTCCGCACACGGTTGATCGAGCGACAACACTCAGTGACCTTCTACAGCCGAACATGGGAGCGGTTGACTTCGTGGCGTGCCTCGGTTCCTGGAACCACAGAGTTTTCGACGTCCACGGGATCTACCACCAGGACACCTACGATTTCATTGAGAAGTATCCCTGGCCTGAACCTGAAAACCTCGGCGATGATGACTGGTAA
- a CDS encoding dTMP kinase has protein sequence MLIAIEGVDGAGKRTLTNGLRAAFETNHKSVASLAFPRYHQSVPADLAAEALRGSHGDLAESVYAMATLFALDRAGAREQIEHLQAAYDVVILDRYVASNAAYSAARLHQGVDGEVVTWVHELEFGRLHLPVPDWQVLLNVPTELAAQRAEHRANTEADRAKDAYERDDGLQRRTGEVYAALAAADWGGRWAIAGPDVDATALADRLSSG, from the coding sequence GTGCTCATCGCGATAGAGGGCGTCGACGGCGCCGGCAAACGCACGTTGACCAACGGCCTGCGGGCGGCGTTCGAGACCAACCACAAGTCGGTGGCCAGCCTCGCGTTCCCGCGGTACCACCAGTCGGTGCCCGCGGACCTCGCGGCCGAGGCGCTACGGGGCAGCCACGGCGACCTCGCCGAGTCCGTGTACGCGATGGCGACGCTGTTCGCGTTGGACCGGGCCGGCGCGCGGGAGCAGATCGAGCACCTGCAGGCCGCCTACGACGTCGTCATCCTCGACCGGTACGTGGCGTCGAACGCGGCCTACAGCGCGGCGCGTCTGCACCAGGGCGTCGACGGCGAGGTGGTGACGTGGGTGCACGAGCTAGAGTTCGGGCGCCTGCACCTGCCCGTGCCGGACTGGCAGGTGTTGCTGAACGTGCCGACCGAACTGGCCGCGCAGCGCGCCGAGCACCGCGCCAACACCGAGGCCGACCGCGCCAAGGACGCCTACGAGCGCGACGACGGTCTGCAGCGGCGCACGGGTGAGGTGTACGCGGCACTGGCGGCCGCCGACTGGGGCGGCCGATGGGCGATCGCCGGGCCCGACGTGGACGCGACGGCCCTGGCCGACCGGTTAAGCAGCGGTTAA
- the mtrA gene encoding two-component system response regulator MtrA codes for MDTMRQRILVVDDDPSLAEMLTIVLRGEGFDTAVIGDGSQALTAVRELRPDLVLLDLMLPGMNGIDVCRVLRADSGVPIVMLTAKTDTVDVVLGLESGADDYVMKPFKPKELVARVRARLRRNEDEPAEMLSIGDVEIDVPAHKVTRQGEQISLTPLEFDLLVALARKPRQVFTRDVLLEQVWGYRHPADTRLVNVHVQRLRAKVEKDPENPQVVLTVRGVGYKAGPP; via the coding sequence ATGGACACCATGAGGCAAAGGATCCTTGTCGTCGATGACGACCCGTCACTGGCCGAGATGCTCACCATCGTTCTGCGTGGTGAGGGTTTCGACACCGCGGTCATCGGCGACGGCAGCCAGGCACTCACCGCTGTCCGGGAGCTCAGGCCGGACCTGGTCCTGCTCGATTTGATGCTGCCTGGGATGAACGGCATCGACGTGTGCCGTGTGCTGCGCGCCGACTCCGGCGTGCCGATCGTCATGCTGACCGCCAAGACCGACACCGTCGACGTGGTGCTGGGCCTGGAATCCGGAGCCGACGACTATGTGATGAAGCCGTTCAAGCCGAAGGAGCTCGTCGCGCGCGTGCGGGCCCGGCTGCGGCGCAACGAGGACGAGCCCGCCGAGATGCTGTCGATCGGTGACGTCGAGATCGACGTGCCCGCGCACAAGGTGACCCGGCAAGGCGAGCAGATTTCGCTGACACCGCTGGAGTTCGACCTGCTGGTGGCCCTGGCACGCAAACCACGGCAGGTGTTTACTCGGGATGTGCTGCTCGAACAGGTGTGGGGATACCGTCACCCCGCTGACACCCGTTTGGTGAACGTGCATGTCCAGCGGTTGCGGGCAAAGGTGGAGAAAGACCCGGAGAACCCGCAGGTGGTCCTGACCGTTCGAGGAGTGGGATACAAGGCCGGACCCCCGTGA
- a CDS encoding ComF family protein: MLDLVLPLACGGCGAASTGWCPRCAAELTVRDDEPHLVTPRTDPGVPVFALGRYAGARRRAIVAAKEHGRADLLPPLANALRSGLERLLTWGVVVAPVIVVPAPTRRSAARRRGGDPVTRVAVAATAALPGVTTVPALRTRAWVRDSVGLSGGDRQRNLAGRIRLTRAGRRALSDGAEGDLVLVDDVVTTGATATESVRTLARSGAEVAVMLAISHA, encoded by the coding sequence ATGCTCGATCTGGTCCTGCCCCTCGCGTGCGGCGGTTGTGGTGCTGCGTCGACCGGGTGGTGTCCGCGCTGCGCGGCGGAGTTGACGGTCCGCGACGACGAGCCACACCTGGTCACCCCGCGCACCGATCCGGGTGTCCCGGTGTTCGCTCTTGGCCGCTACGCTGGCGCCCGCAGACGCGCCATCGTGGCGGCCAAGGAGCACGGCCGCGCCGATCTGCTGCCGCCGCTGGCAAACGCGCTGCGCAGCGGTCTGGAGCGGCTGCTGACATGGGGCGTCGTCGTTGCTCCGGTGATCGTCGTGCCGGCTCCCACACGGCGCAGTGCGGCCCGCAGACGCGGCGGTGACCCGGTCACCCGGGTCGCGGTGGCCGCGACCGCCGCACTGCCCGGCGTCACCACGGTCCCGGCCCTGCGGACGCGCGCGTGGGTGCGGGATTCGGTGGGGCTCTCGGGTGGTGACCGCCAGCGCAACCTCGCCGGACGGATCCGCCTCACACGGGCGGGACGGCGGGCCCTCAGCGACGGCGCGGAGGGTGACCTTGTGCTGGTCGACGACGTCGTCACGACCGGGGCGACCGCGACCGAATCGGTGCGCACCCTGGCGAGATCCGGTGCCGAGGTGGCCGTGATGCTGGCCATCTCGCACGCTTGA
- the lpqB gene encoding MtrAB system accessory lipoprotein LpqB, whose translation MKRLLTVLVVGLVALVSGCAGIPSSSSPQAIGTVERPAPPSLPKPTPDMDPDVLLREFLKATADPANRHLAARQFLTESASSAWDDAGSALLIDRVVFVETRSTDRVSVSMRADILGSLSDLGVFETGEGALPDPGPIELVKTSGGWRIDRLPNGVFLDWQQFQATYKRYTLYFVDPTGTTVVPDPRYVAVSDPDQLATELVSKLIAGPRPEMERSVRNLLDPPLKLRGPVTRADGGKTGVGRGYGGARIDLENLSASDPHSRQLLAAQLIWTLSRAGVAGPYVINVDGAPLDDRFADGWETSDVAATDPGAAPGAAAGLHALVNGSLVSLDGQRAPRVPGAFGQAPHQVSASVSRNGQDAASVVAPPGAPDPAATLWIGPLGGSTVQAMEGRTLSRPSWSLDQAVWVVADGINVVRAIRDASGTPARIPVDSSAVSSRYPGPISDLQLSRDGTRAAMVIEGQVILAGIEQTQDGRFLLTYPRRLGFGLGNSAVSLSWRTGDDIVVSRTDPEHPVSYVNLDGVNSDAPSRNLVMPVSVVAANPSTVYVADQRGVKQLSASADEENSGWVEVSPLMVPGSLPVLPG comes from the coding sequence GTGAAGCGCCTGCTGACGGTGTTGGTCGTCGGTCTGGTGGCCCTGGTGTCCGGTTGCGCGGGAATTCCCAGCTCGTCTTCTCCGCAGGCGATCGGCACGGTCGAACGACCGGCCCCGCCGAGCCTGCCGAAACCGACACCGGACATGGACCCGGACGTGCTGCTGCGGGAATTCCTCAAGGCCACAGCCGATCCCGCCAACCGGCATCTGGCGGCGCGGCAGTTCCTCACCGAGTCCGCGTCGAGCGCATGGGACGACGCGGGCAGCGCCCTGCTGATCGACCGCGTGGTGTTCGTCGAAACCCGCAGCACCGACCGGGTTTCGGTGAGCATGCGCGCCGACATCCTCGGATCGCTGTCGGATCTGGGTGTGTTCGAGACGGGGGAGGGGGCGCTACCCGATCCGGGGCCCATCGAACTGGTCAAGACCTCGGGTGGCTGGCGGATCGACCGGTTGCCCAACGGCGTGTTCCTGGACTGGCAGCAGTTCCAGGCCACCTACAAGCGCTACACCCTCTACTTCGTCGACCCCACCGGGACCACCGTGGTGCCCGATCCGCGCTACGTGGCGGTGTCGGATCCGGATCAGCTTGCCACCGAACTCGTCTCGAAGCTCATCGCCGGACCGCGCCCGGAGATGGAGCGCTCGGTGCGCAACCTGCTCGACCCGCCGCTGAAACTGCGCGGTCCGGTCACCCGCGCCGACGGTGGCAAGACCGGCGTCGGCCGCGGCTACGGCGGTGCGCGCATCGACCTGGAGAACCTGTCGGCCTCCGACCCGCACAGCCGCCAACTGCTTGCCGCCCAACTCATCTGGACGCTGTCGCGCGCGGGTGTGGCAGGCCCGTACGTGATCAACGTCGACGGCGCGCCGCTGGACGACCGGTTCGCCGACGGCTGGGAGACCTCCGACGTCGCCGCCACCGATCCGGGTGCGGCGCCGGGCGCGGCGGCGGGCCTGCACGCGCTCGTGAACGGATCGCTGGTGTCGCTCGACGGTCAGCGCGCCCCGCGCGTGCCCGGCGCCTTCGGGCAGGCGCCGCACCAGGTTTCGGCATCGGTGTCGCGCAACGGTCAGGACGCCGCGTCCGTGGTGGCGCCGCCGGGAGCCCCCGATCCGGCAGCGACGCTGTGGATCGGCCCGCTGGGCGGCAGCACCGTGCAGGCCATGGAGGGCCGCACCCTGTCGCGGCCGAGTTGGTCGCTGGACCAGGCGGTGTGGGTGGTCGCCGACGGCATCAACGTGGTGCGTGCCATCCGCGACGCGTCGGGAACCCCGGCGCGGATCCCGGTGGATTCCAGTGCGGTGAGCAGCCGCTACCCGGGACCGATCAGCGACCTGCAGCTGTCGCGTGACGGCACCCGCGCCGCGATGGTCATCGAGGGCCAGGTGATCCTCGCGGGTATCGAACAGACGCAGGACGGACGGTTCCTGCTGACCTACCCGCGCCGGTTGGGTTTCGGGCTCGGCAACTCCGCGGTGTCGCTGTCGTGGCGTACCGGTGACGACATCGTGGTGAGCCGCACCGATCCGGAGCACCCCGTGTCGTATGTGAACCTCGACGGCGTGAATTCCGACGCGCCGAGCCGCAATCTGGTGATGCCGGTGTCGGTCGTGGCGGCCAACCCGTCCACGGTGTATGTCGCCGATCAGCGTGGCGTGAAGCAACTTTCGGCCTCGGCCGACGAGGAGAACTCGGGTTGGGTCGAGGTCAGTCCGCTGATGGTGCCCGGCTCGCTTCCCGTACTGCCCGGCTGA
- a CDS encoding WXG100 family type VII secretion target — translation MGQSLEVVTSELRSASAALADAGQRLQDGLSAVDLSVDQLLGSGWKGGAASAYSEQWDKWHNGAGQVIRGLQAMSESLKASADSYSATDQQAAGAVGSSFQPGGGSPAGSAGASSASPAAATSAQQASSAQMDGGTEDLAAMMGLGEPAAQLGGQLAEGAAQAAGQLTGGLTQAATAITQGVTGIVQAAQSESGAGATPVETGSTTAADPLVPVDEATPDTEDEHTDERDETERQSDEQEAETLEANGAGGGAGTDSSSVSAPGEMAPPSPSPPTTGNSMRFGRLNDAQ, via the coding sequence GTGGGGCAGTCGCTGGAAGTGGTCACGTCCGAACTTCGGTCGGCCTCGGCCGCGCTCGCTGACGCCGGACAACGCCTGCAGGACGGATTGTCTGCCGTCGATCTCTCGGTGGATCAGCTGCTCGGGTCGGGCTGGAAGGGCGGCGCCGCGTCCGCGTACTCGGAACAGTGGGACAAGTGGCACAACGGCGCCGGACAGGTCATCCGGGGTCTGCAGGCGATGTCGGAGTCACTGAAAGCCTCGGCCGACAGCTACAGCGCAACCGATCAGCAGGCGGCCGGTGCAGTGGGCTCCTCGTTTCAGCCCGGCGGCGGGTCCCCTGCGGGATCAGCCGGGGCGTCATCGGCATCCCCTGCCGCTGCTACGTCTGCTCAACAGGCCTCGTCGGCCCAGATGGACGGCGGCACCGAGGATCTCGCGGCGATGATGGGCCTCGGCGAGCCCGCAGCTCAGCTCGGCGGCCAGCTTGCCGAGGGCGCTGCTCAGGCGGCAGGGCAGCTGACGGGTGGCCTCACCCAGGCCGCAACCGCGATCACACAGGGCGTGACCGGGATTGTGCAGGCCGCGCAATCAGAGTCGGGTGCAGGCGCCACACCGGTCGAGACGGGCTCGACGACCGCTGCTGACCCTCTCGTTCCTGTCGACGAGGCAACACCGGATACCGAGGACGAACACACCGACGAACGCGACGAAACCGAGAGGCAGAGCGACGAGCAGGAAGCTGAGACGCTGGAGGCCAACGGTGCAGGCGGAGGCGCCGGCACCGACTCGTCGAGCGTGTCGGCTCCTGGGGAGATGGCGCCTCCGTCACCGTCACCACCGACGACGGGTAATTCGATGCGCTTCGGAAGGTTGAACGATGCCCAGTAG